A window from Camelus dromedarius isolate mCamDro1 chromosome 9, mCamDro1.pat, whole genome shotgun sequence encodes these proteins:
- the PDCD5 gene encoding programmed cell death protein 5 → MAEEELEALRKQRLAELQAKHGDPGDAAQQEAKHREAEMRNSILAQVLDQSARARLSNLALVKPEKTKAVENYLIQMARYGQLSGKVSEQGLIEILEKVSQQTEKKTTVKFNRRKVMDSDEDDDY, encoded by the exons ATGGCGGAGGAGGAGCTCGAGGcgctgaggaagcagaggctggcCGAGCTGCAGGCGAAGCATGGG gatCCTGGCGATGCAGCACAACAGGAGGCAAAGCACAG ggaagcagaaatgagaaacagtatTTTAGCCCAAGTTCTGGACCAGTCAGCCCGGGCCCGCT tgagTAACTTAGCACTTGTAAAGCCTGAGAAAACTAAAGCAGTAGAGAATTACCTTATACAGATGGCGCGATACGGACAACTAAGTGGGAAG GTATCAGAACAAGGTTTAATAGAAATCCTCGAAAAAGTAAgccaacaaacagaaaagaaaacaacagttaAA TTCAACAGAAGAAAAGTAATGGACTCTGATGAAGACGATGATTATTGA